A window from Kovacikia minuta CCNUW1 encodes these proteins:
- the clpB gene encoding ATP-dependent chaperone ClpB: MQPTNPAQFTEKAWQALVRTPDIAKQFQHQQIESEHLMPALLEQEGLASSIFNKAGVNVQKLHERTIDFINRQPKVSGASSSSVYLGHSLETLLDRAEQYRKEFGDEYISIEHLILAFAKDDRFGKGLFQEFGLDEKNLSNIIQQIRGSQKVTDQNPEVKYEALEKYGRDLTQLAHEGLLDPVIGRDEEIRRTIQILSRRTKNNPVLIGEPGVGKTAIVEGLAQRIVSGDVPESLRDRKLIALDMGALIAGAKYRGEFEERLKAVLKEIQEAQGKIVLFIDEIHTVVGAGATQGSMDASNLLKPMLARGELRCIGATTLDEYRKYIEKDAALERRFQQVYVDQPSVEDTISILRGLKERYELHHGVKISDSALVAAATLSARYISDRFLPDKAIDLVDESAAKLKMEITSKPEELDEIDRKILQLEMERLSLQKETDSASRERLERLERELAELKERQDALNAQWQAEKQIIDRIRQIRQEIERVNVEIQQAERDYDLNRAAELKYSKLTELQRQLKEAEARLAQIQTSGKSLLREEVTEADIDEIISKWTGIPVSRLAESEMQKLLHLEEELHQRVIGQDEAVRGVADAIQRSRAGLADPNRPIASFIFLGPTGVGKTELAKALAEYLFDTGDALVRIDMSEYMEKHAVARLIGAPPGYVGYEEGGQLTEAIRRRPYSVILFDEIEKAHPDVFNVLLQILDDGRLTDSQGRTVDFKNTIAIMTSNIGSTYILDVAGDDSKYEQMRDRVMEAVRESFRPEFLNRIDEIIIFHSLRKDELREIVKLQVQHLEERLRERKLLLKISDEALDWIVQVGYDPVYGARPLKRAIQRELETSIAKAILRGEFHEGDTIYVHVEHERLVLKRLSPELVNA; the protein is encoded by the coding sequence CATTGCCAAGCAGTTTCAGCATCAGCAGATTGAGAGCGAACATTTGATGCCAGCGCTACTGGAACAGGAAGGACTCGCCAGTTCTATTTTCAACAAAGCCGGGGTAAATGTTCAAAAACTACACGAGCGCACTATCGACTTCATCAACCGTCAGCCCAAAGTATCGGGGGCTAGCAGTAGTTCGGTATATCTCGGACACAGTTTAGAGACGCTGCTCGATCGCGCCGAACAATACCGCAAAGAGTTTGGTGATGAATATATTTCTATTGAACATCTAATACTAGCCTTTGCCAAAGACGATCGCTTTGGTAAAGGGTTGTTTCAAGAATTTGGACTGGATGAAAAAAACCTCAGCAACATCATTCAACAGATTCGAGGGAGTCAAAAAGTGACAGATCAAAACCCGGAAGTTAAATATGAAGCGCTAGAAAAATACGGACGCGATTTAACCCAATTGGCACATGAGGGCTTACTCGATCCAGTGATTGGACGAGATGAAGAAATTCGTCGCACGATTCAAATCCTTTCTCGTCGGACTAAAAATAACCCCGTGCTGATTGGTGAACCCGGTGTCGGTAAAACGGCAATTGTAGAAGGATTAGCGCAGCGCATTGTCAGTGGTGATGTCCCGGAATCATTGCGCGATCGCAAACTAATCGCTTTAGACATGGGTGCGTTAATTGCCGGAGCCAAATACCGGGGAGAATTTGAAGAACGCCTGAAAGCTGTCTTAAAAGAAATCCAAGAAGCACAGGGAAAAATCGTCTTGTTCATTGACGAAATTCACACGGTAGTGGGTGCGGGTGCAACGCAAGGATCGATGGATGCTAGCAACTTGCTCAAGCCAATGCTTGCTCGCGGCGAACTGCGCTGTATTGGTGCCACCACGCTAGATGAATACCGCAAGTACATTGAAAAAGATGCGGCTTTGGAACGTCGTTTTCAGCAGGTGTATGTCGATCAGCCCAGTGTGGAAGATACCATCTCAATTTTGCGCGGTTTGAAAGAGCGCTACGAGTTACACCATGGCGTGAAGATTTCTGATAGTGCGTTAGTTGCGGCAGCTACTCTGTCTGCGAGATATATTAGCGATCGCTTCCTACCCGACAAAGCGATTGATTTGGTGGATGAATCTGCGGCTAAACTAAAAATGGAAATTACGTCCAAACCAGAAGAATTAGACGAAATCGATCGCAAAATTCTGCAACTGGAAATGGAGCGGCTGTCACTGCAAAAAGAAACAGACAGTGCTTCCAGAGAGCGGTTAGAACGCCTAGAGAGAGAACTTGCAGAGTTAAAAGAACGCCAAGATGCCCTCAATGCTCAATGGCAGGCAGAGAAGCAAATCATCGATCGCATTCGCCAAATTAGACAAGAGATTGAGCGTGTCAATGTAGAAATTCAACAAGCCGAACGCGATTACGACCTCAACCGGGCAGCAGAACTGAAATACAGCAAACTCACTGAGCTGCAACGACAACTAAAAGAAGCCGAAGCGCGACTAGCCCAAATCCAGACTAGCGGTAAATCTCTGTTGCGCGAAGAAGTCACCGAAGCTGACATTGACGAAATTATCTCCAAGTGGACGGGTATTCCGGTGAGCAGACTGGCTGAATCGGAAATGCAAAAACTCTTGCATCTGGAAGAAGAGCTACATCAACGTGTGATTGGTCAGGACGAAGCTGTAAGAGGTGTTGCTGATGCAATTCAACGTTCCCGTGCTGGGTTGGCAGACCCGAATCGTCCCATTGCCAGCTTTATTTTCTTAGGTCCGACCGGGGTGGGAAAAACAGAACTGGCAAAAGCTTTAGCGGAATACCTGTTTGATACCGGAGATGCACTGGTGCGGATCGATATGTCCGAATACATGGAGAAACACGCTGTTGCCCGTCTCATTGGTGCGCCTCCAGGTTACGTGGGCTATGAAGAAGGCGGACAACTCACCGAAGCGATTCGCCGCCGACCTTATTCTGTAATTCTGTTTGACGAAATTGAGAAAGCTCATCCTGATGTATTCAACGTCCTGCTGCAAATCCTGGATGATGGTCGCCTAACTGATTCTCAGGGACGCACAGTAGACTTTAAAAATACGATCGCGATTATGACCAGCAATATTGGTTCAACATACATTTTGGATGTGGCAGGAGACGATAGCAAGTACGAACAAATGCGCGATCGCGTCATGGAAGCAGTTCGAGAAAGTTTCCGCCCCGAATTCCTCAACCGCATTGATGAAATCATTATCTTCCATAGCTTGCGGAAGGACGAGTTGCGCGAAATTGTCAAACTACAAGTGCAGCATTTAGAGGAGCGACTGCGCGAGCGTAAACTCTTGCTCAAAATCTCCGACGAGGCTCTCGATTGGATTGTTCAGGTCGGTTATGACCCAGTTTACGGTGCTCGTCCCCTGAAGCGGGCGATTCAGCGAGAACTAGAAACTTCGATTGCCAAAGCGATTTTACGCGGCGAGTTCCACGAAGGTGACACAATCTACGTCCATGTGGAACATGAACGACTGGTGTTGAAGCGCTTATCACCTGAACTGGTCAACGCTTAG
- a CDS encoding helix-turn-helix domain-containing protein — MTLPSLLSQQGDFEQLKSATPIDFGSFCIWKIISIALQNQPDRLLETTDEKHLLNNKTKYKRHDQSFSRLPQSDCNFALNGAFIDIAQEVAGLLQQSQPFHSEGIINHSAKTIAIRVIEPEYKQIISVEPLTEREREVLHLIVDGLNNLAIAQKLYITTGTVKSHVRNILKKLCVHDRTQAAIRALRAGLVH, encoded by the coding sequence ATGACATTACCTTCATTATTAAGCCAACAAGGTGATTTCGAGCAGTTAAAATCTGCGACTCCAATTGATTTTGGCTCTTTCTGCATCTGGAAGATCATTTCAATTGCCTTGCAAAATCAACCAGATAGGTTGCTTGAAACCACCGATGAAAAACATCTCCTGAACAACAAAACAAAATATAAACGTCATGATCAGTCGTTTTCTAGACTGCCTCAATCAGACTGCAACTTTGCTTTGAACGGTGCGTTCATTGATATTGCTCAAGAAGTTGCTGGGCTACTTCAGCAATCTCAACCCTTTCATTCTGAGGGCATCATCAACCATTCTGCTAAGACGATCGCCATTCGAGTGATCGAGCCAGAGTACAAGCAAATCATTAGCGTTGAGCCGTTAACTGAACGGGAGCGAGAGGTGTTGCACCTGATTGTTGACGGTCTCAACAACCTGGCGATCGCCCAGAAGCTTTACATCACTACGGGTACGGTGAAAAGTCATGTTCGCAATATTTTGAAGAAACTCTGCGTTCATGACCGCACTCAGGCAGCCATTCGAGCACTGCGTGCGGGTCTTGTCCACTAA
- a CDS encoding IS30 family transposase, whose protein sequence is MSYTQLSADERLELYRLRQRGDLSLRAIAIRMGRSHSTISRELKRNQSSEQIYLPDLAQAQQHVRRQQSKQPFVGISEGCLARVKAQLRQYHSPQQIAGSLKLKGLEWVSHETIYQMIYHNYADMGAYRGYLRHSHIRRQHRSAKRQKRGLIPNRVGIEHRPVIAEQKSEIGHWEGDTIVGGNHLGAIATHVDKASKFLVARVMKDRTAGEMNRVSIAAFESIPKERRKTMTFDNGKEFSKHEQLTARLGVQCYFANPYHSWERGLNEHTNGLIRQFFPKGTNFRIVKQDEVDQVVELINHRPRQSLGYRTPHEVFWGQSGDGALQI, encoded by the coding sequence ATGAGCTATACGCAGCTTAGCGCAGATGAGCGCCTGGAACTCTATCGATTGAGACAAAGGGGTGATTTGTCCCTGCGGGCAATTGCCATTCGAATGGGACGTTCCCACAGCACCATTTCTCGTGAACTCAAACGCAACCAAAGCTCAGAGCAGATCTATCTACCGGACTTGGCTCAAGCTCAGCAGCACGTTCGTCGGCAGCAGTCCAAGCAACCGTTTGTGGGCATCTCTGAGGGTTGTTTGGCGAGGGTGAAAGCGCAACTTCGGCAGTACCATAGCCCGCAACAGATTGCCGGTTCACTCAAGCTCAAAGGACTGGAGTGGGTGAGCCATGAGACCATCTATCAGATGATTTATCACAACTATGCCGATATGGGTGCCTATCGTGGCTATTTACGGCACTCTCACATCCGACGGCAGCATCGGAGCGCCAAGCGACAGAAACGAGGATTGATTCCCAATCGAGTTGGGATTGAACACAGACCTGTGATTGCAGAACAAAAGAGTGAAATTGGGCATTGGGAAGGCGATACGATCGTCGGGGGTAATCATTTGGGAGCGATTGCGACGCATGTAGACAAAGCCTCAAAGTTTCTGGTTGCACGAGTGATGAAAGACCGAACAGCAGGGGAGATGAACCGTGTCAGTATTGCAGCGTTTGAGTCGATTCCAAAAGAGCGACGTAAGACGATGACGTTTGATAATGGCAAGGAGTTTAGCAAGCATGAGCAACTAACAGCGAGGTTGGGAGTGCAATGTTATTTTGCCAATCCATATCATTCTTGGGAACGTGGGTTGAATGAGCATACGAATGGATTGATTCGACAGTTTTTCCCAAAAGGAACGAATTTTAGAATCGTCAAGCAAGATGAAGTCGATCAAGTAGTTGAATTGATTAATCATCGACCGAGACAATCGTTAGGTTATCGAACTCCTCATGAGGTATTCTGGGGTCAGTCAGGTGATGGTGCACTTCAGATTTGA
- the fdhA gene encoding formaldehyde dehydrogenase, glutathione-independent: MGSGKVEVQTIDFPKLVDPRGNKCNHGVILKIVSTNICGSDQHMVRGRTTAPIGMVLGHEITGEVIECGSDVQFIQQGDLVSVPFNVACGRCRNCEERHTDVCLNVNPDHPGGAYGYVDMGRWIGGQAEYVMVPYADFNLLKFPNKAQAMEKIADLTCLTDILPTGYHGCVTAGVTSGSTVYIAGAGPVGLAAAASAQLLGAAVVIVGAGNPARLAHARSIGCETVDISKDASIVEQIEQILGVPEVDCAVDCVGFEAHGHGKDYDPKKGVPAIVLNTMMEVTRAGGAVGIPGLYVTEDPGAEDEAAKLGYLSMRFGLGWAKSLSFYTGQTPVKKYNRALMMAILNDKIQIAKAVNVQVIPLDEAPQGYQAFDKGAAKKFVIDPHGSLK, encoded by the coding sequence TTGGGTTCTGGGAAGGTCGAGGTGCAAACTATCGACTTTCCCAAACTCGTTGATCCGCGCGGCAACAAATGCAATCACGGCGTCATTCTCAAGATTGTTTCCACCAATATTTGTGGCAGCGACCAGCATATGGTGAGAGGACGTACTACAGCGCCGATTGGCATGGTGCTGGGTCATGAGATCACGGGTGAGGTGATCGAATGTGGGAGCGACGTTCAATTTATTCAGCAAGGGGATCTAGTTTCTGTGCCATTTAACGTGGCGTGTGGACGCTGCCGCAACTGCGAGGAACGTCATACAGATGTGTGCCTGAACGTGAACCCGGATCACCCCGGTGGTGCCTATGGATACGTTGATATGGGCAGATGGATTGGCGGTCAAGCAGAGTATGTCATGGTTCCCTACGCCGATTTCAATCTCCTGAAATTCCCAAACAAGGCTCAAGCAATGGAAAAGATCGCGGATCTGACCTGCCTGACTGACATCTTGCCCACGGGTTATCACGGTTGTGTGACCGCGGGAGTCACAAGTGGCTCAACGGTATACATTGCTGGTGCCGGTCCGGTTGGTCTGGCAGCCGCTGCATCAGCACAGCTATTGGGAGCGGCTGTCGTGATTGTTGGAGCAGGCAACCCAGCTCGCTTAGCTCATGCTAGAAGTATCGGCTGTGAAACGGTTGATATCTCCAAAGATGCCTCGATCGTCGAACAAATCGAACAAATTCTCGGTGTGCCGGAGGTCGATTGTGCAGTCGATTGCGTCGGCTTTGAGGCGCACGGGCACGGCAAAGACTATGATCCCAAGAAAGGTGTACCCGCGATCGTCTTAAACACCATGATGGAAGTCACTCGCGCTGGCGGAGCGGTGGGTATTCCTGGATTGTACGTAACCGAAGATCCGGGAGCAGAGGATGAGGCAGCGAAGCTCGGTTATCTGTCCATGCGCTTCGGGTTGGGTTGGGCAAAGAGCCTTTCGTTCTACACAGGTCAAACCCCTGTCAAAAAATACAACCGTGCCTTGATGATGGCAATTCTTAACGACAAGATCCAAATCGCTAAGGCTGTCAACGTTCAGGTGATTCCCCTAGACGAGGCTCCCCAGGGCTACCAAGCGTTTGACAAAGGAGCCGCCAAAAAGTTTGTGATTGACCCCCATGGCAGCTTGAAGTAA
- a CDS encoding response regulator gives MDALSGLRVLVVENDEDNLMLLSFVLMEAGMEVIRAYLACEAFTLLAAKPDLLISEVRLPEEDGISLICRIRKLCPTQGGHIPAIALSGDVAQETQHQALAAGYQAFIAKPFDIDELLWIVAGVKADRQCL, from the coding sequence ATGGATGCTCTCAGTGGTCTCCGTGTCCTAGTCGTCGAGAATGACGAAGATAATCTGATGTTACTGTCGTTTGTTCTGATGGAGGCGGGAATGGAGGTGATCAGAGCCTACTTAGCCTGTGAGGCATTCACGTTATTGGCAGCCAAACCAGATCTGCTGATCAGTGAGGTTCGGTTGCCTGAAGAAGATGGCATCTCCTTAATTTGCAGGATACGGAAATTATGTCCAACGCAGGGAGGACACATTCCGGCAATTGCACTCAGTGGCGATGTTGCTCAAGAAACTCAACACCAGGCGTTAGCAGCAGGATATCAAGCATTTATCGCCAAACCCTTTGATATAGATGAGTTGCTATGGATAGTGGCTGGCGTTAAAGCCGATAGGCAATGCCTGTAA